One genomic segment of Raphanus sativus cultivar WK10039 unplaced genomic scaffold, ASM80110v3 Scaffold2422, whole genome shotgun sequence includes these proteins:
- the LOC108829589 gene encoding BEACH domain-containing protein A2, whose product MNWGTLLKDFKDKVGFADATAAGDASSSRDLVLPPSPPSPFTSSSHAASPQHDLSLLSPTSREKYNLEVEFRRHWEDFSSSTSEQEKEAALNMTVNTFCTLAKQHANIDQLVTMLVETHVFSFVIGRAFVTDIEKLKISSKTRSLDVEKVIEFFSQVTEEGICHGENLLTAVEVLVSGHIDKQSLLDSGILGCLIHTLNALLTYSVASEGEKSVNLEEKLEESVIHIMKALASHPYAAQSLMEDDSLQLLFKIVSSGSVVAFSQYKEGLVSYRNIQLQRHAMQILGQLLVNDNGSTASYIRKHYLVKVLLMAIKDFDPDCGDSAYTMGIVDLLLECVELSYRPETGGVRLKEDIRNAHGYHFLVQFALVLSSMPKDIVAASSNLSQHHNSGSDDSEIQSPHSMNSRQNDEFGSQSFSPSLSRLLDVLVTLAQTGPVELSGGSTSQLPQTNPRSQTPSDSNLYNETWEQGSGKVKDLEAVQMLQDIFLKAENKDLQAEVLNRMFKIFSSHMENYRMCQELRTVPLLVLNMGDFPSSQQEIILKILEYAVTVVNCVPEQELLSLCFLLQQPINSELKHTILSFFVKLTSFDVQYKKVLGEIGVLEVLQDDLRQHKLLMGPDQFSGVSNHLNRIPSSPSFKQHLDSKDAIISSPKLMESGSGMSPIFEVERTITVGWECMTSLLKKSEANQEAFRSANGVTVILPLLLSDDHRTGVLRVLSCLITEDTNQVHHEELQTVIDVLKSGVVTGISGHQYNLHHEAICDTMGALWRILGVNGSAQRVFGEATGFSLLLTTLDTFPEVECRDDSHLMVHIKLFKHVLRLMTSAVCENAVNRVKLHSVIISQTFYDILVESGLMCVDLERQVIQLLLELALEVLLPPFLTSESLASAEMAESEKSSFLVKTPSGQFNPDKQRIYNAGAIRVLIRSLLLFSAKIQLELLTLLERLARATPFNQEILTSAGCVELLLEIIHPFLPSSSPFLSHVLKIVEVLGAYRLSPSELKILCRYGLQMRVKNSGQAIVGMMEKLILMEDTGMEHGSLAPFVEMDMKKTGHASVQVSLGERSWPPAAGYSFVCWFQSRNFFATQGKVAGEYEAGGSSKTQVLSGQQSEQNVFRIFSIGASNESPLYAELYFQEDDILTLATSNSNSLSFSGLETEEGKWHHLAVVHSKPNALAGLFQASIAYVYIDGKLRHMGKLGYSPSPVGKSLQVTIGTPATSARVSDLTWKIRSCYLFEEVLTSGCIGFMYILGRGYKGLFQDAYLLRFVPNQACGGGSMAILDSLNTDILSSSNSQKFEESNRQGDSKADGSGIVWDLERLGNLSYQLAGKKLIFAFDGTCSEFMHAAGNFTLLNLVDPLSAAASPIGGIPRFGRLVGNATICRQNVIGNTIRHVGGMAVVIALVEAAESRDMLHMALSLLACALHQNSQNVKDMETYKGYHLLALFLRPKMALFDMQCLEMFFQISACEAFFSEPKKLERGQTTISMSPTKNMPENNYEDISLSKFQSETSSVGSHGYMDDFSAPKDSFSQLSELEIGDIPVETSNCIVLSNADMVEHVLLDWTLWVTAPVSIQIALLGFLENLVSMLWYRSHNLTILRRINLVEHLLVTLQRGDVEVLVLEKLVVLLGCILEDGFLTSELENVIRFVIMTFNPPEIKSRNSPRRESMGKHVIVRNLLLEMLIDLQVTIKAEELLEQWHKMVSSKLITYFLDEAVHPTSMRWIMTLLGVCLASSPNFSLKFSTNGGYQGLTRVLQSFYDSPDIYYILFCLIFGKPVYPRLPEVRMLDFHALVPNDGSHVELKFLDLFDSVVAMAKSTFDRLIMQSMIAHQSGNLSQVSASFVAKLVEGNVDMTGELQGDALMHKTYAARLMGGEASAPAAATSVIRFMVDVAKMCPPFSAACRRAEFLQNCADLYFSCVRAAHAVQMVKQLSMKAEEQSLSGGDDNSTQGVFSNLPHDLDQSTKTSISVGSYPQEQVSVSSEGMPLPSDYVVTDKMEKIHTTPSGDSEKSFQDREYVKKLDGEHVSPVSASSELEFRDLRGKLSQIQPTDSQSSESFSMLESPHVSEKSSLKGPFTSSPSPLSSHISVSEFDASSDHKSVSQNSSAAHTLFKISPKLLLETDESGYGGGPCSAGASAVLDFMAEICADLMTEQMKAVQALESILEMIPLYVDPECVLVFQGLCLSRVMNYLERRLVRDDEEDDKKLDKRKWSANLDAFCWMIVDRVYMGAFPQSTGVLRTLEFLLSILQLANKDGRVEEFTSSGKGLLSIGRATKQLDAYVHSILKNTNRAILYCFLPSFLITIGEKNLLSRLGLLVESNKRQLSDEESGIDISTVLQLLVANKNIILCPSNLDTDLNCCLCVNLISLLHDQRKNVQNMASNIVKHMLVHRKSAFEDLLVRKPHRGQTLDVLHGGFDRLLSGNLPEFSKWLESSEQTVKKVLDHGAAVMWTQYIAGSAKFPDVRMKGMDGRRTREMGRKSRDMSKLDMKRWEQLNERRHALEIVRDTVSTELRIVRQNKYGSILHAESEWQNHLQQLVHERGIFPLRVCQGSEDLEWQLCPIEGPYRMRKKLEPCCLKVDGIRNLLEGKLELEEIELPKPKNEDGLVIFDNDCEPDFLLSELYSESFVEEADDVKEIPSVRNGWDNDGGSSSSETSVQNALDFSGKSSGTISVLISENTYEKSETGSPRGSSSGNMDETRDVEEESEKELNDDGEYLIRPYLEHLEKIRFRYNCERVVGLDKHDGIFLIGELCLYVIESFYIDDHGCICEKESEDELSIIDQALGVKKNVTESLEFQSKSSPQWSTNMKTGAVGARAWAYGGGAWGKEKVRVTGNLPHPWRRWKLDSIHEILKRDYELRPVAVELFSMDGCTDLLVFHKKEREEVFRNLIAMNLPRNRMLDTTISGSAKQESKEGSRLFKLMAKSFTKRWQNGEISNFQYLMHLNTLAGRGYSDLTQYPVFPWILADYDSESLDLSDPMCFRKFDKPMGCQTPEGEEEFRKRYESWDDPEVPKFHYGSHYSSAGIVLYYLIRLPPFSAENQKLQGGHFDHADRLFNSIRETWLSASGKGNTSDVKELIPEFFYMPEFLENRFNLDFGEKQSGEKVDNVFLPPWARGSVREFIRKHREALESDYVSENLHHWIDLIFGYKQRGKAAEKAVNVFYHYTYEGNVDVDAVTDPAMKASILAQINHFGQTPKQLFQKPHAKRRTDRKIPLHPLKHSTHLVPRELRKCSSSINQIITFHDKLLVAASNCFLKPRGYRKYIRWGFPDRSLRFMSYDQDKLLSTHENLHEGNQIECAGVSHDGRIVVTGADDGLVSVWRVSKDGPRGSRRLRLEKSLCAHTAKVTCLRVSQPYMMIVSGSDDCTVIIWDLSSYNFVRQLPDFPVPVSAIYINDLSGEIITAAGTLLAVWSINGDCLAVVNTSQLPSDFIVSLTCSTFSDWLETTWYVTGHQSGSLKVWQMVHCTDPVGAEIKATSNRTGWTNLVPEYKLLLHKELDCHKQPVTALHLTADLKQLLSGDSGGRLISWTVPDQILKATLKSALIAQNLKHHHVEARIRI is encoded by the exons ATGAACTGGGGAACATTGCTCAAGGACTTCAAGGATAAGGTCGGATTCGCTGACGCAACCGCCGCCGGCGACGCTTCTTCTTCCCGTGACCTCGTTCTTCCGCCGTCTCCACCCTCACCTTTCACGTCCTCTAGCCACGCCGCCTCTCCTCAGCATGACCTCAGTTTATTATCTCCCACAAG tcGAGAGAAATATAACTTGGAGGTGGAGTTTAGGAGACACTGGGAAgacttctcttcatccacctctGAACAG GAGAAAGAAGCCGCCTTGAATATGACTGTGAATACGTTTTGTACACTAGCCAAGCAGCATGCCAACATAGATCAGTTAGTTACCAT GTTAGTAGAAACACATGTATTCTCCTTTGTCATTGGGAGAGCATTTGTGACAGATATTGAAAAGTTAAAGATTAGCAGCAAGACAAGGTCACTGGATGTAGAGAAAGTAATAGAGTTTTTTTCTCAAGTCACCGAG GAAGGTATATGTCACGGTGAAAACCTTTTAACTGCTGTTGAAGTCCTTGTATCTGGG cacATTGACAAACAGTCTCTACTGGATTCTGGGATATTGGGTTGTCTGATACACACTCTCAATGCGCTTCTAACATATAGTGTAGCCAGTGAAGGTGAAAAATCTGTTAATTTGGAAGAAAAG TTGGAGGAAAGCGTTATCCATATCATGAAAGCACTGGCAAGCCATCCTTATGCTGCACAGAGTTTGATGGAAGATGACTCCCTTCAGTTACTTTTCAAAATAGTTTCCAGTGGTTCTGTCGTGGCTTTCTCTCAATACAAAGAAGGTTTAGTTTCATACCGTAACATACAGCTTCAAAGACATGCAATGCAG ATTCTTGGCCAGCTTCTTGTCAATGACAATGGGAGCACAGCAAGCTACATACGTAAACATTATCTG GTAAAGGTTCTCCTAATGGCTATCAAAGATTTTGATCCAGATTGTGGGGACTCAGCCTATACAATGGGCATTGTGGATTTGTTACTTGAATGTGTGGAACTGTCGTACAGACCTG AAACTGGTGGGGTCAGGCTAAAGGAGGACATACGAAATGCACATGGTTACCATTTTCTTGTACAGTTTGCCCTGGTTCTGTCTTCCATGCCAAAAGATATAGTTGCTGCCTCTAGTAATTTATCTCAACACCACAATAGTGGTTCGGATGACTCTGAAATACAGTCACCCCATTCAATGAATAGTAGGCAGAATGATGAGTTTGGATCACAAAGTTTCTCCCCTTCACTATCAAGATTGCTTGATGTTCTTGTCACCTTGGCGCAGACTGGTCCCGTTGAGTTATCTGGAGGAAGTACCTCACAACTACCTCAAACAAACCCCAGAAGTCAAACACCGTCTGATAGCAATCTGTATAATGAGACATGGGAACAAGGAAGTGGTAAAGTAAAAGACCTTGAAGCTGTCCAAATGTTGCAAGATATCTTTCTGAAAGCAGAGAACAAGGATCTTCAGGCTGAAGTGTTGAACCGAATGTTTAAAATATTCTCAAGCCATATGGAAAACTATAGAATGTGCCAAGAACTAAGGACTGTTCCACTTCTCGTGCTGAATATGGGTGATTTTCCTTCCTCACAGCAAGAGATAATCCTCAAAATTCTTGAATATGCTGTCACAGTTGTAAACTGTGTTCCAGAGCAAGAGCTGTTGTCACTCTGTTTCTTGCTTCAACAGCCAATCAATTCTGAGTTGAAGCATACCatactttctttctttgtaaagCTGACATCTTTTGATGTACAGTACAAGAAAGTCCTAGGTGAAATTGGTGTTTTGGAAGTCTTACAAGATGATCTGAGACAGCACAAACTTCTCATGGGTCCAGATCAATTTAGTGGTGTTTCCAATCATTTGAATCGGATACCTAGTTCACCTAGCTTCAAACAACACCTAGATAGTAAGGATGCCATCATTTCATCACCAAAGCTGATGGAATCTGGTTCAGGAATGTCACCTATCTTTGAAGTTGAAAGAACTATTACCGTTGGTTGGGAGTGTATGACCTCTTTACTAAAGAAATCTGAAGCTAATCAGGAAGCTTTTCGTTCTGCCAATGGTGTGACCGTTATTCTTCCACTGCTGCTCTCTGATGACCATCGTACTGGCGTTTTGCGAGTTTTGTCATGCTTAATCACGGAAGACACTAATCAG GTCCACCATGAAGAGTTACAAACTGTTATCGATGTGTTGAAGAGTGGAGTGGTCACTGGAATCTCTGGTCATCAATACAATCTTCATCATGAAGCCATATGTGATACCATGGGTGCTCTGTGGCGTATTCTTGGGGTTAATGGCTCTGCTCAAAGAGTGTTTGGTGAAGCCACTGGTTTCTCTCTTCTACTGACCACTCTTGATACGTTCCCGGAAGTAGAATGCAGGGATGACTCTCATTTGATGGTTCACATCAAATTGTTCAAACATGTATTGCGCCTCATGACATCTGCAGTGTGTGAGAATGCTGTTAATAGGGTGAAACTGCACAGTGTCATTATATCTCAGacattttatgatattttggtGGAGTCAGGTTTGATGTGTGTTGATCTGGAAAGACAGGTGATACAACTGTTGTTAGAACTCGCACTTGAAGTTTTGCTTCCACCTTTTCTGACATCAGAATCTTTGGCCTCAGCTGAGATGGCAGAAAGTGAAAAGTCAAGCTTTCTTGTAAAAACCCCATCTGGGCAATTTAATCCTGACAAGCAGAGGATATATAATGCAGGTGCTATCAGAGTTCTGATCCGTTCACTGTTGCTTTTTAGTGCAAAAATCCAGTTGGAACTTCTGACTCTTTTGGAAAGGCTTGCACGTGCCACCCCATTCAACCAGGAAATTCTCACGTCAGCTG GTTGCGTCGAACTTCTGCTGGAGATTATCCACCCATTTCTTCCGAGTTCATCTCCATTTCTTTCTCATGTCTTAAAGATTGTTGAAGTTCTTGGGGCGTACAG ATTGTCCCCTTCTGAACTCAAAATTCTTTGTAGATATGGTCTGCAAATGAGGGTTAAGAATTCAGGTCAGGCGATAGTTGGTATGATGGAAAAGCTAATTCTCATGGAAGACACAGGAATGGAACATGGTTCCCTGGCTCCATTTGTAGAGATGGACATGAAAAAAACTGGACATGCTTCTGTTCAAGTGTCCCTGGGAGAAAGATCTTGGCCTCCTGCTGCTGGTTATTCATTTGTTTGTTGGTTCCAGTCTCGAAACTTTTTTGCAACCCAAGGAAAAGTAGCAGGAGAGTATGAAGCTGGTGGTTCATCAAAGACGCAGGTTCTGAGTGGGCAGCAAAGTGAACAAAATGTTTTCCGGATATTTTCTATTGGTGCAAGTAACGAAAGTCCACTCTACGCGGAACTTTATTTTCAAGAGGATGATATTCTGACCCTTGCCACTAGCAATTCAAATTCTTTGTCATTTTCTGGATTAGAAACTGAGGAGGGCAAGTGGCATCACCTTGCTGTTGTCCATAGTAAGCCTAATGCTCTTGCCGGACTCTTCCAAGCTAGCATCGCATATGTTTACATTGACGGAAAACTAAGGCACATGGGTAAATTGGGTTATTCTCCTTCACCTGTTGGAAAATCATTGCAAGTAACAATTGGAACTCCAGCTACGTCTGCCAGGGTAAGCGATTTGACATGGAAAATACGCTCATGTTATCTTTTCGAGGAGGTGCTTACATCAGGCTGCATTGGTTTCATGTATATTCTTGGTAGAGGGTATAAAGGTCTTTTTCAGGATGCATACCTCTTACGTTTCGTGCCTAATCAGGCTTGTGGTGGGGGCAGCATGGCTATCCTTGACTCGTTAAACACTGACATACTGTCATCGTCCAATAGCCAAAAATTTGAGGAAAGTAATAGACAAGGGGATTCTAAGGCAGATGGTAGTGGGATTGTATGGGATCTCGAGAGGTTAGGAAATCTTTCCTATCAGTTAGCTGGTAAGAAActtatttttgcatttgatgGAACATGCTCAGAGTTCATGCACGCGGCTGGAAATTTTACCCTCCTCAATCTGGTTGACCCATTGTCCGCGGCTGCTTCTCCTATTGGAG GAATACCACGTTTCGGGCGCCTGGTGGGAAATGCGACTATCTGCAGACAAAATGTGATTGGCAATACTATCCGCCATGTGGGAGGAATGGCTGTTGTAATTGCACTTGTTGAGGCTGCTGAATCTAGGGATATGTTACATATGGCTCTTTCATTGCTTGCATGTGCCCTTCATCAGAATTCTCAGAATGTAAAGGATATGGAAACATACAAGGGCTATCATTTACTAGCTCTGTTTTTACGTCCCAAGATGGCCCTTTTTGACATGCAATGTTTGGAGATGTTTTTCCAGATTTCTGCATGCGAAGCGTTCTTTTCAGAGCCAAAGAAGTTGGAGAGGGGACAGACTACCATTAGTATGTCACCTACTAAGAATATGCCCGAAAACAATTATGAGGATATTAGTCTGTCAAAGTTTCAATCTGAAACTTCTTCAGTTGGATCTCATGGATATATGGATGATTTTTCAGCGCCCAAAGATTCTTTTAGTCAGTTATCTGAGCTAGAAATTGGAGATATTCCTGTTGAAACTTCAAATTGCATTGTCTTATCCAATGCAGATATGGTGGAACATGTCCTCCTGGACTGGACTCTCTGGGTGACAGCCCCTGTTTCCATCCAGATCGCTTTACTTGGTTTCCTGGAGAATCTGGTCTCAATGCTTTGGTACAGGAGTCACAATCTTACAATCCTGCGCCGAATCAACCTGGTAGAACACTTGTTAGTAACACTTCAACGAGGGGATGTGGAAGTTCTTGTCCTAGAAAAACTAGTTGTTCTTCTTGGATGCATCTTAGAAGATGGGTTCCTTACTTCTGAGCTTGAAAATGTTATTAGGTTTGTGATTATGACATTTAATCCACCTGAAATAAAGTCTCGAAACTCACCAAGGCGAGAGTCAATGGGAAAGCATGTAATTGTGAGAAACTTGCTTTTGGAAATGCTTATTGACCTCCAGGTAACTATAAAAGCAGAAGAACTGCTGGAGCAGTGGCATAAGATGGTATCATCAAAATTAATAACGTACTTCCTTGATGAAGCTGTGCATCCTACTAGTATGAGATGGATCATGACTCTTCTCGGTGTTTGCCTGGCTTCTTCCCCAAACTTTTCTCTTAAATTTTCTACAAATGGAGGTTATCAGGGGCTGACACGGGTACTTCAAAGCTTTTATGATTCCCCAgacatatattacattttgttCTGCTTGATATTTGGGAAACCTGTTTATCCAAGACTACCTGAGGTCCGGATGTTAGACTTTCATGCACTAGTGCCGAATGATGGAAGCCATGTAGAGTTGAAGTTTTTAGATCTGTTCGATTCAGTGGTTGCCATGGCTAAATCTACATTTGACAGATTGATCATGCAATCAATGATTGCCCACCAGTCTGGAAACCTTTCACAGGTGAGCGCTAGCTTTGTAGCTAAGCTTGTTGAGGGAAATGTAGATATGACAGGGGAGCTTCAAGGGGATGCTTTAATGCATAAAACATACGCGGCACGGTTGATGGGTGGCGAAGCATCAGCTCCTGCTGCTGCGACATCTGTTATCCGTTTCATGGTTGATGTTGCAAAGATGTGCCCTCCATTTTCAGCTGCTTGCAGAAGAGCAGAATTTCTCCAAAATTGTGCTGATCTTTACTTTTCGTGTGTCAG GGCTGCTCATGCTGTGCAGATGGTCAAACAGCTCTCAATGAAAGCAGAGGAGCAGAGTCTAAGTGGTGGCGATGATAATAGCACACAAGGCGTTTTCTCAAACTTGCCTCACGATCTGGACCAGTCCACAAAAACCTCCATCAGTGTTGGAAGCTACCCTCAAGAGCAGGTCAGTGTGAGTTCTGAAGGCATGCCTTTACCTTCAGATTATGTGGTTACTGATAAGATGGAGAAGATTCATACAACACCGTCAGGGGATTCAGAAAAATCATTTCAAGATCGTGAGTATGTCAAGAAACTAGATGGTGAGCATGTTAGCCCTGTATCAGCTTCCAGTGAACTGGAATTTCGAGACCTTAGAGGTAAATTAAGTCAAATTCAGCCAACAGATTCTCAGAGTTCTGAATCCTTCTCGATGTTAGAGTCTCCCCATGTATCTGAAAAATCAAGTCTCAAAGGTCCATTCACTTCTTCACCATCTCCGCTTTCATCGCATATCTCAGTTAGTGAGTTTGATGCATCTTCAGATCACAAGTCAGTTTCACAAAATTCATCTGCTGCCCATACATTGTTTAAAATTAGTCCAAAACTTCTCCTCGAAACTGATGAATCTGGGTATGGTGGTGGGCCGTGTTCCGCTGGAGCAAGTGCGGTGCTAGATTTTATGGCAGAGATATGTGCCGACTTAATGACTGAGCAGATGAAAGCAGTACAGGCTTTGGAAAGCATTTTAGAAATGATTCCTTTATATGTGGATCCTGAATGTGTTCTAGTATTCCAAGGCTTATGCCTAAGCAGAGTCATGAACTATCTTGAAAGGCGTCTCGTGCGTGATGATGAAGAGGATGACAAAAAACTAGACAAAAGAAAATGGTCTGCAAACTTGGATGCATTTTGCTGGATGATTGTGGATCGTGTCTACATGGGCGCTTTTCCTCAATCAACTGGAGTCCTTAGAACGCTTGAGTTCTTGTTATCAATCCTGCAATTAGCTAACAAAGATGGTAGGGTTGAAGAATTCACTTCTTCAGGAAAAGGTCTGCTATCCATTGGAAGAGCAACCAAGCAACTAGATGCATATGTTCACTCAATCCTGAAGAACACAAATAGAGCAATATTATATTGCTTCCTACCATCGTTCTTGATAACTATTGGAGAGAAGAACTTGCTTTCACGTCTGGGCTTGCTTGTTGAATCTAACAAGAGGCAACTCTCAGATGAGGAATCTGGAATTGATATCTCAACAGTTCTTCAGTTGTTGGTTGCAAACAAGAATATCATATTATGCCCAAGCAATCTTGATACAGATTTGAATTGCTGTCTGTGTGTAAATTTAATCTCTCTACTCCATGACCAGAGAAAGAATGTGCAAAACATGGCATCTAACATTGTCAAACATATGCTGGTTCACAGAAAGTCTGCTTTTGAGGATTTGCTTGTCAGAAAACCACATCGAGGACAAACCCTCGATGTACTACACGGAGGTTTTGATAGATTGCTGTCTGGAAATCTTCCAGAATTCTCTAAGTGGCTTGAGAGCTCTGAACAAACTGTAAAGAAAGTATTGGATCATGGTGCTGCGGTTATGTGGACTCAGTACATAGCTGGCTCAGCAAAATTCCCTGATGTTAGGATGAAAGGCATGGATGGTCGTCGTACGAGAGAGATGGGAAGAAAATCACGAGATATGTCGAAGTTAGACATGAAACGCTGGGAGCAGTTAAATGAGCGAAGACATGCACTTGAAATAGTGCGTGACACAGTGTCCACTGAGCTTAGAATTGTCCGGCAAAACAAATATGGTTCGATACTTCATGCCGAGAGTGAGTGGCAAAATCATCTCCAACAGCTTGTACACGAGCGAGGTATATTCCCATTGCGTGTTTGCCAAGGATCTGAAGATCTTGAATGGCAACTCTGTCCTATCGAAGGTCCATACAGAATGCGGAAAAAGCTTGAACCATGTTGCCTGAAAGTGGATGGCATCCGTAACTTACTAGAAGGGAAGTTGGAACTTGAAGAAATTGAGCTACCCAAACCGAAAAACGAAGATGGGTTGGTTATTTTTGATAACGATTGTGAGCCAGATTTCCTGCTAAGTGAACTTTACAGCGAATCCTTTGTCGAAGAAGCTGATGATGTTAAGGAAATTCCTTCTGTTAGAAATGGATGGGATAACGATGGAGGCAGTAGTTCAAGTGAAACGAGTGTTCAGAACGCTCTCGATTTTAGTGGCAAGTCTAGTGGTACAATATCTGTTCTAATCAGCGAAAACACATATGAAAAATCAGAGACTGGATCTCCAAGAGGGTCATCTTCTGGTAATATGGATGAAACAAGAGATGTGGAGGAAGAATCAGAGAAGGAACTTAACGATGATGGTGAGTATTTGATCAGACCATATCTGGAACATCTTGAAAAGATTAGGTTCCGATACAACTGTGAGAGAGTTGTTGGTTTAGACAAACATGATGGGATTTTCCTGATAGGAGAACTATGCCTATATGTTATAGAGAGTTTTTATATCGACGATCATGGCTGTATCTGTGAGAAGGAAAGTGAAGACGAATTATCCATTATCGATCAGGCTTTGGGTGTGAAAAAGAATGTCACTGAAAGCTTGGAGTTCCAGTCCAAGTCTAGCCCACAATGGAGTACAAATATGAAAACCGGAGCTGTAGGGGCAAGAGCATGGGCATATGGCGGTGGGGCTTGGGGGAAGGAAAAAGTGCGCGTGACCGGTAACTTGCCACATCCTTGGCGTAGGTGGAAGTTGGATAGTATTCATGAAATTTTGAAACGTGATTATGAGCTGCGTCCAGTTGCTGTTGAGTTATTTAGCATGGATGGATGTACTGATCTCCTTGTGTTCCACAAGAAAGAGAGGGAAGAAGTCTTTAGAAATCTTATTGCCATGAATCTTCCAAGGAACCGCAT GCTGGATACAACCATTTCAGGATCAGCGAAACAGGAAAGTAAAGAGGGAAGTCGTCTTTTCAAGTTAATGGCAAAGTCATTCACCAAAAGATGGCAAAATGGAGAGATCAGCAATTTTCAATACCTAATGCATCTCAACACCCTAGCCGGACGTGGATACAGTGATCTCACTCAGTATCCGGTATTTCCATGGATTCTAGCAGATTATGACAGCGAGAGTCTTGATTTGTCAGATCCAATGTGTTTTCGGAAGTTTGACAAACCAATGGGTTGCCAGACGcctgaaggagaagaagaatttAGGAAACG ATATGAGAGCTGGGATGATCCAGAAGTGCCAAAGTTTCATTATGGTTCGCACTATTCAAGTGCAGGAATTGTTCTCTATTATCTCATTCGCCTCCCACCTTTCAGTGCTGAAAACCAGAAGCTCCAGGGTGGTCATTTTGATCATGCTGATCGACTTTTCAATAGTATTAGAGAAACTTGGCTAAGTGCATCTGGGAAAGGAAATACATCAGATGTGAAAGAACTAATTCCTGAGTTCTTCTACATGCCCGAATTCTTAGAAAATAGATTTAACCTTGATTTTGGTGAAAAACAGTCAGGAGAAAAG GTGGATAATGTCTTTTTACCTCCTTGGGCTAGAGGGAGTGTTCGTGAATTCATCCGCAAGCACAGAGAAGCGTTGGAGTCTGATTATGTTTCAGAGAATCTCCATCATTGGATAGATCTCATCTTTGGGTATAAACAGAGAGGAAAG GCTGCAGAGAAAGCTGTGAATGTTTTCTATCATTACACCTATGAGGGGAATGTTGATGTTGATGCAGTTACGGATCCTGCCATGAAAGCATCTATACTAGCGCAGATTAATCATTTTGGACAAACACCTAAGCAGCTGTTTCAGAAACCTCATGCTAAACGAAGGACAGACAGAAAAATCCCTCTACACCCTCTGAAACACTCGACGCATCTTGTTCCTCGCGAATTACGCAAATGCTCATCATCTATAAATCAGATCATCACTTTCCATGACAAGCTGCTTGTCGCCGCCTCAAACTGTTTCCTGAAACCGAGAGGCTATAGGAAATACATAAGATGGGGTTTCCCGGACAGAAGCTTGAGATTTATGAGCTATGATCAGGACAAGCTCTTATCCACCCATGAAAATCTCCACGAAGGCAACCAGATCGAGTGTGCTGGTGTTAGTCACGATGGGCGCATCGTCGTCACTGGAGCAGACGATGGTCTGGTCTCTGTGTGGAGAGTCAGCAAGGATGGTCCGCGTGGCTCACGGCGTTTACGGTTAGAGAAATCCCTTTGTGCACACACAGCCAAGGTCACTTGTCTGCGTGTAAGCCAACCTTACATGATGATTGTGAGCGGTTCAGATGACTGTACAGTTATCATATGGGAtctcagttcatataat